The genomic window GGCTACGCCTCCAGGGCCTTCGCGGCGTCGCGGATGACGTCGAGGACGAAGTCGGGGTGCGACAGCATGGGCACGTGGCTGCTGTCCACGCTGTAGGTCTTCGCGCCCATGCGCTCGGCGGCGGCCCGCTCCAGCTCCGGGTTCACGGTGCGGTCGTTGTTCGCGACGATGTACCAGCTCGGCTTCGTACGCCAGGCGGTGCCGGGGACCTGCTGAGTGAACAGGTCGGCGACCGGCACCGCGCCCGTCGCCAGGGCCAGCTGCTGCTCGGACGCGGGCAGATCGCCGCAGAAGTCGCCGATGCCCGACTCGAGCAGCCACAGGCGGCCGTCGGCGACGTCGAGGTGCTTGAAGACCGGCATGCTGGGGAACTTCTCCTGCTGGCTCTGCGAGGTCTCGTCCTCGTCGGGCGCGAGCGCGGCGATGTAGACCAGCGCGCCCACCCGGTCGTGCATGCCCGCCTTGGTGATCAGCGTCCCGCCGTAGGAGTGCCCGACGAGCACGACCGGGCCTGGCACGTGGTTGATGGCCCGGGTGACGCACGCGACGTCGCCTTCGAGGGAGTCCAGGCCGTGCTGCGAGCTGTAGACCTGGTGGCCCTCGGCCTGCAGCACGGGGATGAGCTTGCTGAAGCACGACCCGTCGGCCCAGAGTCCGTGCGCGAAAACGATGCTGGCCTTGCCTGCCATGACGTCCTCCTTCGTAGCTGTCACGCCATGACGCCACCCTACGTCGAGTACCCGGGAAGTTACTGTTCGTGATGGTCCCATTGGGCCTCGACCGAGGCGTCGGGCCCTCGGGGGCAGTGTCGCCGGGCAGTGCTCCGGGGCTCCCGAAGCTGGGGTGCCCCGCGGCTGCTACCGTCCGCGCATGACAAAGAGCGTGCCCTTTACCGGTGACGAGAAGGACAGTCTGTACGCCGCCCTCGACCGGCATCGCGATGCGGTGCTGTGGAAGCTCGAAGGCCTCGACGACGAGCAGCTGCGGCGGCCGATGACGCCGTCGGGGACGAACCTGCTGGGGCTGGTCAAGCACCTCGGGGGCGCTGAGCTCGGTTGGTTCCGCGAGACCTTCGGCCGCGAAACGGGGCCCTTGCCCTTCGACTTCGATCGGGACGAGACCTCCGACATGCGGGTGGAACCGCACGAGTCCACCGCGGACATCCTGGAGTTCTACGGTCGTGCCCGGGCCGCCGCCGACCAGGTGATCGACGAGCTCGGCCTCGACGACCTCGGCACGTCCTACGCCGGCAACGCCGTGTCGCT from Kitasatospora sp. NBC_01250 includes these protein-coding regions:
- a CDS encoding DinB family protein, with protein sequence MTKSVPFTGDEKDSLYAALDRHRDAVLWKLEGLDDEQLRRPMTPSGTNLLGLVKHLGGAELGWFRETFGRETGPLPFDFDRDETSDMRVEPHESTADILEFYGRARAAADQVIDELGLDDLGTSYAGNAVSLRWVLIHMTTETARHAGHMDILRELVDGSTGDHNRG
- a CDS encoding alpha/beta fold hydrolase, with translation MAGKASIVFAHGLWADGSCFSKLIPVLQAEGHQVYSSQHGLDSLEGDVACVTRAINHVPGPVVLVGHSYGGTLITKAGMHDRVGALVYIAALAPDEDETSQSQQEKFPSMPVFKHLDVADGRLWLLESGIGDFCGDLPASEQQLALATGAVPVADLFTQQVPGTAWRTKPSWYIVANNDRTVNPELERAAAERMGAKTYSVDSSHVPMLSHPDFVLDVIRDAAKALEA